GCGGCTGGAGAACGTCCAGCACCTGATGACCCATTCCCGCTTTCACCTCGCCATTGACACCATCACCAGCGAACTGGTGCTGGACCGCCTGGCGAGCGAATGCGACTGCATCTACCATCTCGCTGCCGCCGTGGGCGTGAAACTCATCGTGCAGTCGCCAGTGTACACCATCGAGACCAACATCATAGGCACTGCCGCCGTCTTCCGCGCCGCCAAGCGCTATCGCCGCCCGATTATCCTTGCGTCCACCTCCGAAATCTACGGCAAGAACGAGCACGTGCCCTTTGCCGAGGACGACGACCGCCTGCTGGGTCCCACCACGCGCAGTCGTTGGTGCTACTCCGAGTCCAAGGCAGTGGACGAGTTCCTGGCGCTGGCTTATTGGAAGGAATGCGGCTTGCCCGTGGTCATCGTGCGCCTCTTCAACACCATCGGACCGCGCCAAACCGGGCGTTACGGCATGGTCGTGCCGCGCTTTGTGGCGCAGGCGCTGGCGGGGGAACCGCTCACCGTGTATGGCGATGGGCGCCAAACCCGTTGCTTCGCCGACGTGCGCGACATCGTGCGCGGCATGGTCGCCCTGGCGGAATGCCCGCAGGCGCGGGGGCAAGTGTTCAACCTGGGCTCCGACCGCGAGATTGCCATCGCCGATCTGGCACGTCTGGTCATTGACATCACGGGCAGCAAATCGGAGATCGTCTACATCCCATACGAACAGGCGTATGAGGCGGGCTTCGAGGACATGCAGCGTCGCGTGCCGGATGTCTCCAAAGTCGCTGCGTTCATCGGCTGGCGGGCAACCATCCCGCTCGAGGAGAGCATCCGCGCCGTGGCGGAGTACATCAAGTCCCAGAAACCAGGTTTCTGAGAGAGAATTACCACAAAGGCACCAAGACGCAAAGGTGATTCGATTCCTGCTTGCGGCGGACAACAGTCCGCCGTGTCGTGGAGTGGGCTGTTGCCCGTGTCGAGCAGGTGACAACGAAGACCTGACCAATTGCGCCCCTACCCTGGCTTGCGGCGGACAACAGTCCGCCGTGTCGTGGCGTGGGCTGTTGCCCGTGTCGAGCAGGTGACAACGAAGACCTGACCAATTGCGCTCTTACAGCGCTCATGGGCGCCAGGGATTGAAATCCCTGGCTAAAATTGACAAGCCCCTTCAGGGGCTTCTCACATTCAGCCGGGGAATTCATTCCCCCGCCCATGCCCTGCAATGCCTGCTTGCGGCGGACAACAGTCCGCCGTGTCGTGGCGTGGACTGTTGTCCACGCCGAGCAGGTGACAACGAAGACCTGACCAATTGCGCCCCTACCCTGGCTTGCGGCGGACAACAGTCCGCCGTCTCGTGGCGTGGGCTGTTGCCCACGCCGAGCAGGTGACAACGAAGACCTGACCGGTCTGGAACAAGCGAGGCAGACACAGAGCATGCAGAGAACTCAAGACGCGCGTCGTAAAAGGGCGGGGATAGGGCTTGTCCTCGTGGGCATCCTCTTGCTGTTGCTCTCCATCGTCTGGTATGCCCTCACCCCTAGCCCCTCTGCCAAAGGTCGAGGGGAGTTCTTCACCCCCAGCCCATCTGCCGCCGCGAGCGTGGCAACGCTCATTCCCAGCGCCTTTGCCCAAGCCACTATCCGCCTCGCTCCTACTGCGGCTGCCATAGCCACGGAACTGCCCCCGCCGACTCCCATCCCCACTGCCGGCCCTGCCTCGAGCCGAACTTCCGCACCGGTGCGCATCGTCATCCCGTCCATCAGCGTGGATGCCCCTGTGGTAGAAGTTGGCTGGCATGTGGTTTGGCTTGAGGGCGAGGCGCGTGGCGTATGGGATACCGTTGCAGGAGCAGCCGGGCATCACCGCGGCAGCGCCGATCCTGGTCACTCTGGCAACTGCGTTCTCTCTGCCCACAGTTCCGATGCTGGCGGAGCGGTCTTTCGCCGCCTGGACGAACTGGCTGAAGGGGACTTGGTGCAACTTTACAATCTAGACGGAATGTGCTATACTTATATTGTTACCACTGTATTTACCGTGGATGAGACCGGGGCGACAGCGGCAGAGAAGCGTCAGCATGCCACCTGGTTAGACCCGACCGATCAACCTGTCCTCACGTTGGTTACCTGTTGGCCGGCTTGGGCCTATACGCACCGCATCATTGTCCGGGCAAGTCTGCATGTGCCCTGATGGTATTGACTTTGTCAGACCTGCGAAGTTTAGGGAAATGTTACAGGTCTGAATACAGGAAGACGAGTTGGGGATTCGTACATTTTCGCTCGCCCTGGTGTGTGCACTCCTTTTTGCCTCGGGTTGCCATTCCCCGCGACAGAAGGAAGCGCCTTTCTCCACCCCCTTTGGCGTGGGCGTGGGCGATGCGCCAGTTACGGCAGCACAACTGGATGCACTAGGGCCAGTTTGGTACCTGGATTGGACTTGGCGTGGGCCAGCCTTGGAA
This DNA window, taken from Chloroflexota bacterium, encodes the following:
- a CDS encoding GDP-mannose 4,6-dehydratase — translated: MKALITGGAGFIGSHLAEYLLAQGHEVAVIDNLSTGRLENVQHLMTHSRFHLAIDTITSELVLDRLASECDCIYHLAAAVGVKLIVQSPVYTIETNIIGTAAVFRAAKRYRRPIILASTSEIYGKNEHVPFAEDDDRLLGPTTRSRWCYSESKAVDEFLALAYWKECGLPVVIVRLFNTIGPRQTGRYGMVVPRFVAQALAGEPLTVYGDGRQTRCFADVRDIVRGMVALAECPQARGQVFNLGSDREIAIADLARLVIDITGSKSEIVYIPYEQAYEAGFEDMQRRVPDVSKVAAFIGWRATIPLEESIRAVAEYIKSQKPGF
- a CDS encoding sortase; translated protein: MQRTQDARRKRAGIGLVLVGILLLLLSIVWYALTPSPSAKGRGEFFTPSPSAAASVATLIPSAFAQATIRLAPTAAAIATELPPPTPIPTAGPASSRTSAPVRIVIPSISVDAPVVEVGWHVVWLEGEARGVWDTVAGAAGHHRGSADPGHSGNCVLSAHSSDAGGAVFRRLDELAEGDLVQLYNLDGMCYTYIVTTVFTVDETGATAAEKRQHATWLDPTDQPVLTLVTCWPAWAYTHRIIVRASLHVP